Proteins co-encoded in one Montipora capricornis isolate CH-2021 chromosome 12, ASM3666992v2, whole genome shotgun sequence genomic window:
- the LOC138026015 gene encoding G patch domain-containing protein 11-like codes for MADDDEDDYMSDRFLLGIAEKAPGLVPDKIAKTYKKEMKHQERNERNKVKPLRVRESEHREKGLSNALNSDNKGFAMLQKMGFKHGMGLGKDGSGRADPIPLAIKTDRGGLGHEVLLKRQREIKESLKEEAAKKRIKVEQNQRENFRRHMSGKFAERQTASDLYKSQKACEQLDKSKDLPCIEKWFWPEMKDDDKSDEDNEDTLEETDDEPEPFVKLVNLTMYLRRTHQYCIWCGTKFDGDQDLAVNCPGDTAEDHE; via the exons atggcggacgacgACGAAGATGATTACATGTCAGATAGATTTCTCCTTGGTATAGCTGAGAAAGCTCCAGGATTGGTTCCGGATAAGATAGCGAAGACCTACAAGAAAGAGATGAAACACCAAGAGCGAAATGAACGAAATAAAGTCAAACCTTTGCGAGTTCGAGAAAGCGAACACAGAGAAAAGGGTCTGTCAAATGCACTGAACAGTGATAACAAGGGTTTTGCCATGCTTCAGAAAATGGGATTCAAACATGGAATGGGTCTAGGAAAAGATG GAAGTGGCAGGGCAGACCCAATACCATTGGCAATAAAGACAG ACCGTGGTGGTCTTGGCCATGAAGTGCTTCTAAAGAGGCAGAGGGAGATAAAAGAGTCCTTAAAGGAGGAGGCTGCTAAGAAACGAATAAAAGTTGAGCAGAATCAGAGAGAAAATTTCAGGCGGCATATGAGTGGAAAGTTTGCAGAGCGACAAACAGCAAGTGATCTGTACAAAAGTCAAAAAGCCTGTGAGCAATTAGATAAATCCAAG GATTTACCATGTATTGAAAAGTGGTTTTGGCCTGAGATGAAAGATGACGACAAGAGTGATGAGGATAATGAGGATACACTTGAAGAAACAGATGATGAGCCAGAG CCATTCGTGAAGCTTGTTAACCTGACCATGTATCTGAGAAGAACTCACCAATATTGCATATGGTGTGGGACCAAGTTTGATG GTGATCAAGACTTGGCTGTTAACTGCCCTGGTGATACGGCTGAGGACCACGAATAA